A DNA window from Rossellomorea marisflavi contains the following coding sequences:
- the spoVK gene encoding stage V sporulation protein K, whose amino-acid sequence MKNNGQISIVLNSQKRNPLRDSMIQESIPQSMPQEHAALKEIEEELGTLIGMDEMKKMVKEIYAWIYVNKKREMMGLKAGKQALHMMFKGNPGTGKTTVARIIGKLFLKMNVLSKGHLIEAERADLVGEYIGHTAQKTRDLVKKALGGILFVDEAYSLGRGGEKDFGKEAIDTLVKHMEDKQHEFILILAGYSKEMDHFLTLNPGLQSRFPLVFHFPDYSVDQLMDISKLMLKEKEYMLSHDAERKIREHLHGVKNAITANAFSNGRYVRNILEKSIRAHAMRLLMENNYDRHELMTLRSNDLVFTRKDSD is encoded by the coding sequence ATGAAGAACAACGGTCAGATCAGCATCGTCCTCAATTCACAAAAACGGAATCCGCTGCGGGATTCGATGATACAGGAATCCATTCCTCAGTCCATGCCCCAGGAGCATGCTGCTTTGAAAGAAATAGAAGAAGAATTGGGCACACTCATCGGAATGGACGAAATGAAGAAAATGGTGAAGGAGATCTATGCTTGGATATACGTGAATAAAAAACGTGAAATGATGGGACTGAAAGCGGGGAAACAAGCCCTTCATATGATGTTCAAAGGGAATCCCGGAACAGGTAAGACAACCGTGGCCAGGATCATAGGCAAGCTGTTCCTGAAGATGAATGTGCTGTCGAAAGGACATCTTATAGAAGCAGAGAGAGCGGACCTGGTAGGTGAATACATTGGGCATACAGCTCAGAAGACCCGAGACCTTGTCAAAAAGGCGTTGGGCGGGATCCTGTTTGTCGATGAAGCCTATTCTCTGGGTCGGGGAGGAGAGAAGGATTTCGGGAAAGAAGCCATCGATACCCTGGTGAAGCATATGGAGGATAAGCAGCATGAGTTCATCTTGATCCTTGCCGGCTACTCAAAGGAAATGGATCATTTTCTTACGCTGAATCCCGGGCTTCAATCAAGGTTTCCCCTCGTGTTTCATTTCCCCGATTATTCCGTCGACCAGCTGATGGACATCAGTAAGCTCATGCTTAAGGAAAAGGAATATATGCTCAGCCACGATGCCGAACGGAAAATACGTGAGCACCTTCACGGGGTGAAGAATGCCATTACGGCGAATGCATTTTCCAATGGACGATATGTACGGAACATCCTTGAGAAATCCATCCGGGCCCATGCCATGCGTCTTCTCATGGAAAATAACTATGACCGGCATGAATTAATGA